GTTGGAGAAGTTGGATAAGATGTCCGACAAGACCACCTACCATGCGGATGTACCGGAATGGGTATTACCACCGAAAGAGGCTGTCTACAGTGAAATGGAGGCCTTGATCTATCATTTTAAACTGGTCATGGGCGAAACAGAGATCCCACGTGGTGAGATCTACCATTGCGTTGAGGGCGGGAACGGAGAGTTGGGATTCTACATTGTGAGCGATGGTGGCAGAAATCCTTACCGCGTGCATTTCCGGAGACCGTGCTACATCTATTATCAAGCATTCCCGGAGATCATTAAAGGCAGCATGTTGAGCGACGCGATCCTTACCATGAGCAGTATGAACGTGATCGCTGGTGAATTGGACGCGTAATGTCAACTACAGTAAGACCCATAACCACCAAGGAAGGCACACTGCCTTTTGCCTTCAGCGAAGCAGGCCTTGCCGAATGCAAGGAGTTGATGAAACGATATCCTGCGGACCGTACTAAGAGCGCTTTGTTACCGATCCTTCATGTTGCGCAAGCAGAAAATGATGGTTGGTTAAGCGTGAATGCCATGGATGCTGTTGCACACGTGTTAGGTATCCAACACATCGAAGTGTACGAAGTGGCCAGCTTCTATAGCATGTATAACCTGCGTCCTGTAGGTACGCATGTGCTTGAAGTTTGTCACACAACACCTTGTCTTTTACGTGGTGCGGATGATACCATTGCACACATTGAAAAACGATTGGGCATACATCCCGGTGAAACCACCAAGGACGGACTATTCACCCTTAAAACGGTGGAATGCTTGGGAAGCTGCGGAACTGCACCTATGTTACAATGTGGAGCTAAATACCACGAGAACCTGACCCCTGAAAAGGTCGATGCATTGATCGATCAACTACGTGATCAGCCACGTTCCAAATACACGGATCAGTAATGGGACGTAAACTATTGCTTGA
The nucleotide sequence above comes from Flavobacteriales bacterium. Encoded proteins:
- a CDS encoding NAD(P)H-dependent oxidoreductase subunit E, with the protein product MSTTVRPITTKEGTLPFAFSEAGLAECKELMKRYPADRTKSALLPILHVAQAENDGWLSVNAMDAVAHVLGIQHIEVYEVASFYSMYNLRPVGTHVLEVCHTTPCLLRGADDTIAHIEKRLGIHPGETTKDGLFTLKTVECLGSCGTAPMLQCGAKYHENLTPEKVDALIDQLRDQPRSKYTDQ